In Bufo gargarizans isolate SCDJY-AF-19 chromosome 5, ASM1485885v1, whole genome shotgun sequence, the following are encoded in one genomic region:
- the FZD8 gene encoding frizzled-8: MEKTSLFLLLAAVFLLPGAQGAAAKELTCQEITVPLCKGIGYNFTYMPNQFNHDTQDEAGLEVHQFWPLVEIHCSPDLKFFLCSMYTPICLEDYKKPLPPCRSVCERARAGCAPLMRQYGFAWPDRMRCDRLPEQGNPDTLCMDYNRTDLTTVAPSLPEQPQRPPKAPTHGHNKGKTRVEPPRTKPRPPAGCEPGCQCRAPMVLVSNERHPLYNRVRTGQILNCAMPCHNPYFTPEERTFTNFWIGLWSVLCFASTFATVSTFLIDMERFKYPERPIIFLSACYLLVSAGYLVRLIAGHEKVACSREHDLEHIHYETTGPALCTLVFLLIYFFGMASSIWWVILSLTWFLAAGMKWGNEAIAGYSQYFHLAAWLVPSIKSIAVLALSSVDGDPVAGICYVGNQNLDNLRGFVLAPLVIYLFIGSMFLLAGFVSLFRIRSVIKQGGTKTDKLEKLMIRIGIFSVLYTVPATIVVACFFYEQHNRQGWEAAHNCNSCLPELAQPRRPDYAVFMLKYFMCLVVGITSGVWIWSSKTLESWRAFCTRCCWGSKATGGSMYSDVSTGLTWRSGTASSVSYPKQMPLSQV; encoded by the coding sequence ATGGAGAAGACCTCGCTGTTTCTGCTGCTGGCCGCTGTGTTCCTGCTCCCCGGTGCTCAGGGTGCTGCGGCCAAGGAGCTGACCTGCCAGGAGATCACTGTGCCCCTGTGCAAGGGCATCGGCTACAACTTCACCTACATGCCCAACCAGTTCAACCACGACACGCAGGACGAGGCTGGCCTGGAGGTGCACCAGTTCTGGCCGCTGGTGGAGATCCACTGCTCCCCGGACCTCAAGTTCTTTCTGTGCAGCATGTACACCCCCATCTGCCTGGAGGACTACAAGAAGCCGCTGCCACCCTGCCGGAGCGTGTGTGAGCGGGCAAGGGCTGGCTGTGCGCCCCTCATGCGACAATACGGCTTCGCCTGGCCGGACAGGATGCGGTGCGACCGGCTGCCTGAGCAGGGGAACCCCGACACTCTGTGCATGGACTATAACCGCACCGACCTGACCACCGTGGCCCCCAGCCTCCCGGAGCAGCCCCAGCGCCCTCCAAAAGCGCCCACACATGGGCACAACAAGGGGAAGACACGTGTGGAGCCCCCCAGGACTAAGCCGAGACCCCCTGCTGGGTGCGAGCCAGGGTGCCAGTGCAGAGCACCCATGGTGCTGGTCTCCAACGAAAGGCACCCACTGTACAACCGTGTGAGGACTGGGCAGATCCTTAACTGTGCCATGCCCTGCCACAACCCCTACTTCACCCCCGAGGAGAGGACCTTCACCAACTTCTGGATTGGACTTTGGTCTGTGCTTTGTTTTGCCTCCACCTTTGCCACCGTCTCCACCTTCCTGATTGACATGGAGCGTTTCAAGTATCCAGAACGCCCCATCATCTTCCTCTCAGCCTGCTACCTGCTGGTATCTGCTGGCTATCTGGTCAGGCTGATAGCTGGGCATGAGAAGGTGGCATGCAGCAGGGAGCACGACCTGGAGCACATCCACTATGAGACCACAGGACCTGCCCTCTGTACcctggtgttcctgctcatctACTTCTTTGGCATGGCCAGCTCCATCTGGTGGGTCATTCTGTCCCTCACCTGGTTCTTAGCAGCTGGCATGAAATGGGGCAATGAAGCCATAGCTGGATACTCCCAATACTTCCACCTGGCGGCCTGGTTGGTACCTAGTATCAAGTCCATAGCTGTCCTAGCTCTCAGCTCAGTAGATGGTGACCCAGTGGCAGGCATCTGTTATGTAGGCAACCAGAACCTGGACAATTTGAGGGGCTTTGTTTTGGCACCTTTAGTCATCTACCTCTTCATTGGCAGCATGTTCCTGCTGGCTGGATTTGTGTCCCTTTTCAGGATCCGCAGTGTCATCAAACAGGGGGGCACCAAGACGGACAAGCTGGAGAAACTTATGATCCGGATAGGGATATTCAGCGTGCTGTACACTGTGCCAGCTACCATTGTGGTGGCATGCTTCTTCTACGAACAACACAACCGCCAAGGCTGGGAGGCAGCACACAACTGCAACTCCTGCCTACCCGAACTGGCACAGCCACGCCGGCCGGACTATGCGGTCTTCATGCTCAAGTACTTTATGTGCCTGGTGGTTGGCATCACATCTGGGGTATGGATCTGGTCTAGCAAGACTCTGGAGTCCTGGAGGGCTTTCTGTACTCGCTGCTGCTGGGGCAGCAAAGCAACTGGTGGGTCCATGTATAGTGATGTCAGCACAGGGTTGACATGGAGGTCTGGCACTGCCAGCTCAGTGTCTTACCCAAAACAGATGCCCTTATCTCAGGTCTAA